The Anopheles marshallii chromosome X, idAnoMarsDA_429_01, whole genome shotgun sequence genome includes a window with the following:
- the LOC128712514 gene encoding uncharacterized protein LOC128712514 — MGQLSKHFRQATLGKTCRDILHPDQTCSAAWRTFFVEGVLGGIRHYLPAVVTPMLFRIRQWNEPEVWQNFLWQYARCILAGLPMTGGSFLAFCLFYKCMGKFPAAWFVLIPSLAGGLTAKYLPRHIVRAQGIGLFNMYIEFLIRRARSPAVAYLRHSRLHATAIFALLSGGIMAARQCLQLERFWFACTYPDGHCGVQHVPQDGKANPPSPTNCRQHIVTAMVRSVYIALAVSLVKNFLPRMPMLLTDPLGLGRLLLTRFDLGLFGFITCYKTIYEIVNCRLATGPSRSRPSPVIRSAIGGVCAGLAYYCFPNYLLFTFSITELVELCWIVYMRTERFGKCGTVRWLDSEVPVSILLYTASLGLLCHLRIVYPYHINRYWHRLMANGTWGRSDTLAYNYARILLGGK; from the exons ATGGGCCAGTTGAGTAAACATTTTCGTCAGGCAACGCTCGGTAAAACGTGCCGTGATATATTGCATCCCGATCAAACTTGTAGTGCCGCCTGGCGTACGTTCTTCGTCGAGGGTGTGCTTGGTGGCATACGCCACTACCTGCCAGCTGTGGTG ACCCCGATGCTGTTCCGCATACGGCAGTGGAACGAGCCGGAAGTGTGGCAAAACTTTCTATGGCAGTACGCGCGATGCATTTTGGCCGGCTTGCCAATGACAGGCGGCAGCTTCTTGGCCTTCTGCCTATTCTA CAAGTGTATGGGGAAGTTTCCGGCGGCATGGTTTGTGTTGATACCCTCACTAGCTGGCGGTTTGACGGCAAAGTATCTACCGCGCCACATCGTTCGAGCCCAAGGCATCGGGTTGTTCAACATG TACATCGAATTTCTTATACGACGGGCGCGCAGCCCGGCTGTGGCTTACCTTCGCCACTCGCGGCTGCATGCGACCGCGATCTTCGCGCTGCTCAGCGGGGGCATCATGGCGGCACGGCAATGTTTGCAGCTGGAGCGGTTCTGGTTCGCCTGCACCTATCCGGACGGTCACTGTGGCGTGCAGCATGTGCCGCAGGATGGGAAAGCTAACCCACCGTCGCCGACCAACTGCCGGCAGCACATCGTCACGGCCATGGTGCGCTCGGTGTACATCGCGCTGGCGGTAAGTTTGGTGAAGAACTTTCTTCCCCGCATGCCAATGCTGCTGACCGACCCGCTGGGGCTCGGACGGCTCCTGCTGACCCGCTTCGACTTGGGCCTGTTCGGGTTTATCACATGCTACAAAACCATCTACGAAATCGTCAACTGTCGGCTGGCAACGGGACCATCGCGCTCGCGGCCTTCGCCCGTCATCCGCAGCGCGATCGGTGGCGTGTGCGCCGGGTTGGCTTACTATTGCTTTCCGAACTATTTGCTCTTTACCTTCTCCATCACCGAGCTGGTGGAGCTGTGCTGGATAGTTTACATGCGCACGGAACGGTTCGGCAAGTGTGGGACCGTCCGCTGGCTGGACAGTGAGGTGCCGGTGTCCATCCTGCTGTACACCGCCAGCTTGGGGCTGCTGTGCCATTTGCGCATCGTCTACCCGTACCACATCAATCGCTACTGGCACCGGCTGATGGCTAATGGGACCTGGGGCCGCTCGGACACGTTGGCGTACAATTACGCCCGAATCCTTCTCGGTGGCAAGTGA
- the LOC128713415 gene encoding cytochrome P450 4c3-like codes for MAYGDSVLTSAIGANSWTRQQLMESVPKTSVLLLVSFIFIVCCLAAYLERYRRLVRHINRIPGPATLPIIGNALLINADREELFNRIIASRKLYGRRQGITRIWNGMTPYVLISQAQAVEKILSSTKNIEKGRDYEFLQPWLGTGLLTSPASKWQHRRKILTPTFHFRILSDFVEVFNKQSTVLVEKLAREVDNEGGFDCVRYITLCSLDIICETAMGCPVYAQQQSDSVYVRAHEKIGQIMLNRLQRLWLHPDLIFRCTQQYQEQQQCLDILHKFSYRMITERRSIIEAGHAKADLLVDTNNNSEAVESLQHSAAGRKQLAFLDLLIEASDGGRVLSDTDIREEVDTFILGGHDTTATSISWTLFLLGTDPAVQEKVVQEIEQVMGGDAERWPTMRELNEMRYLEACIKEGLRLYPSIPIIGRRLTEDVRLADHLLPAGTNAVIVVYQLHRDPAVFPNPDRFNPDHFMADAPHVGSRQPRHPFAYIPFSAGPRNCIGQKFGALEAKAVLVSVLRQYRVEAVDRRENLTLYGELVLRSKGGLKIRITKRR; via the exons ATGGCTTACGGTGATTCAGTGCTTACCTCCGCTATTGGAGCCAATAGCTGGACTAGACAGCAGCTCATGGAGAGTGTGCCGAAAACcagtgtgctgctgctggtgagcTTCATCTTTATCGTGTGCTGTTTGGCAGCGTACCTAGAGCGTTACCGACGCTTGGTGCGACACATCAACCGTATACCCGGTCCGGCAACGCTACCAATCATAGGCAATGCCCTGCTTATCAACGCTGACCGCGAAG AACTCTTTAATCGCATTATCGCTTCGCGTAAACTATACGGACGTCGGCAAGGCATTACACGCATCTGGAACGGCATGACACCCTACGTACTCATATCCCAGGCGCAAGCCGTCGAG AAGATACTCAGCAGCACCAAAAACATAGAGAAGGGACGTGACTACGAATTTCTTCAACCGTGGCTCGGTACCGGTCTGCTGACAAGCCCCGCGAGTAAATGGCAACACCGCCGGAAGATCCTGACGCCTACATTTCACTTCCGCATACTGTCGGACTTTGTGGAAGTGTTCAACAAGCAGTCGACGGTGCTGGTGGAGAAGCTGGCGCGAGAGGTAGACAACGAAGGTGGTTTCGATTGTGTTCGCTACATCACGCTGTGCTCGTTGGATATTATTTGCG AAACTGCCATGGGATGTCCGGTATACGCACAGCAACaatccgattccgtgtacgtGCGGGCACATGAGAA AATCGGACAGATCATGCTCAACCGACTTCAAAGGCTCTGGTTGCATCCGGACCTTATCTTTCGATGCACTCAGCAATACCAGGAACAGCAACAGTGTCTGGACATTCTGCACAAGTTCTCCTACCGCATGATCACGGAACGGCGCTCCATTATTGAGGCTGGGCACGCTAAGGCGGACCTGCTGGTggacaccaacaacaacagcgaagCTGTAGAATCACTTCAACACTCCGCCGCGGGTCGTAAGCAGCTCGCCTTTCTCGATCTGCTGATAGAGGCGTCCGACGGTGGTAGGGTGCTGTCCGATACGGACATAAGGGAGGAGGTGGACACATTCATCCTCGGTGGGCATGATACGACCGCCACCTCCATCTCGTGGACTTTGTTCCTGCTCGGCACGGACCCCGCCGTCCAGGAAAAGGTAGTGCAGGAGATCGAACAGGTGATGGGCGGCGATGCCGAACGGTGGCCGACAATGCGCGAGCTGAACGAGATGAGATATCTCGAGGCGTGCATTAAGGAGGGGCTCCGGCTGTACCCGAGCATACCGATCATTGGCCGCCGGTTGACGGAGGACGTGCGGCTCGCGGACCATCTGCTGCCGGCCGGCACGAACGCTGTCATCGTCGTTTACCAGCTGCACCGCGATCCGGCCGTCTTTCCCAACCCGGACCGCTTCAATCCGGACCATTTCATGGCGGATGCGCCACACGTCGGGTCGAGGCAACCGCGCCACCCGTTCGCTTACATCCCGTTCAGTGCGGGACCGCGTAACTGCATCGGGCAAAAGTTTGGCGCACTGGAGGCAAAGGCGGTACTGGTGTCCGTACTGCGGCAGTATCGCGTCGAAGCGGTCGATCGCCGGGAGAATCTCACCCTGTACGGTGAGCTGGTGCTGCGCTCCAAGGGTGGATTAAAAATACGCATAACAAAGCGTAGATAG
- the LOC128711668 gene encoding cytochrome P450 4c3-like: MENSFASDRWTVRRATALLTVFSPLTLAMLLILAFVLLIFKARRAKMVKLIDQIPGPVCMPLVGNGLQINVGCKDELFDRIIASRKMFGRRQGISRVWNGPIPYVLISKASAVEPILSNPKLVEKSNDYEYMKAWLGNGLLTSPGYIWHPRRKSLTPAFHFKILSDFVTIFQNQADVLIEKLSERTALDEPFNIVPYVTLCALDIFCETAMGCPVYAQKNSNSEYVRAHKQIGKVIRNRLQKIWLHPDFVFKRTKEFQKHQECLKVLHNFSDRVVRERKEELRKRKLQLDQNNNNNDDTADPSGDCSELQDGIYRKKQLAFLDLLLEGSGLSDLAIREEVDTFIIGGHDTTAAAMAWILYLLGAAPEIQDRVIQEIDEVMGKDRDRRPTMAELNEMRYLECCIKEGLRLYPSIPVIGRRLTEDVRVDNYTIPAGTTAMIVVYELHRDASVFSNPDKFNPDNFLPENCNGRHPYAYIPFSAGPRNCIGQKFAILEEKSVISAILRKFRIEAVNRREDVQLLCDLVLRPKDGLIVRLQKRD; the protein is encoded by the exons ATGGAAAATTCGTTCGCTTCCGATCGGTGGACGGTACGGCGGGCCACCGCACTGTTGACCGTGTTTTCTCCCCTGACATTGGCCATGCTGCTTATACtcgcgtttgttttgctgatcTTCAAGGCGCGCCGGGCCAAGATGGTGAAGCTGATCGACCAGATACCCGGCCCCGTTTGCATGCCGCTGGTCGGCAACGGTCTGCAAATTAACGTCGGCTGCAAAGATG agCTTTTTGATCGCATCATTGCGTCGAGGAAAATGTTTGGCCGCCGGCAAGGTATCAGCCGCGTCTGGAACGGTCCGATACCGTACGTGTTAATATCCAAAGCTTCTGCCGTCGAG CCCATACTGAGCAACCCGAAGCTGGTGGAGAAGAGCAACGATTACGAGTACATGAAGGCATGGCTGGGGAACGGTTTGCTCACGTCGCCCGGATACATCTGGCATCCGCGTCGCAAATCGTTGACACCGGCATTCCACTTCAAGATACTGTCGGACTTTGTGACGATCTTCCAGAACCAGGCGGACGTTCTGATCGAGAAGCTGTCGGAGCGCACGGCACTGGATGAACCGTTCAACATTGTGCCGTACGTGACGCTGTGTGCGTTGGATATATTCTGCG AAACTGCCATGGGATGTCCAGTGTACGCGCAAAAGAACTCCAACTCGGAATACGTTCGTGCCCACAAACA AATCGGAAAAGTAATACGAAAtcgattgcaaaaaatatggCTCCATCCAGACTTTGTCTTCAAGCGCACGAAAGAGTTCCAAAAGCACCAGGAATGTCTGAAGGTGTTGCATAACTTTTCCGACCGCGTGGTGCGGGAGCGAAAGGAAGAACTTCGCAAGCGCAAGCTACAGCTagatcaaaacaacaacaacaacgacgacaCCGCTGATCCTTCTGGAGACTGCAGCGAGCTCCAGGATGGCATCTACCGGAAGAAGCAGCTTGCCTTCCTGGACCTTCTGCTCGAGGGTTCGGGTTTGTCGGATCTGGCGATCCGCGAGGAGGTCGACACCTTCATCATCGGCGGCCACGACACGACAGCGGCCGCCATGGCCTGGATACTCTATCTGCTAGGGGCCGCACCAGAGATACAGGACCGCGTCATACAGGAGATCGACGAGGTGATGGGCAAGGATCGGGATCGTCGCCCGACGATGGCGGAGCTGAACGAGATGCGCTATCTGGAGTGTTGCATCAAGGAGGGTCTACGACTATACCCTAGCATACCGGTTATCGGCAGGCGCTTGACGGAGGACGTGCGGGTCGACAACTACACCATACCGGCCGGTACCACCGCGATGATCGTGGTGTACGAACTGCACCGGGACGCGTCCGTCTTTTCCAACCCGGACAAATTCAACCCGGACAACTTCCTGCCGGAGAACTGCAACGGGCGGCACCCGTACGCGTACATCCCGTTCAGTGCCGGGCCGCGCAACTGCATCGGCCAAAAGTTCGCTATACTGGAGGAGAAATCGGTCATCTCGGCCATACTGCGCAAGTTCCGCATCGAGGCGGTGAACCGACGCGAGGACGTACAGCTGCTGTGTGATCTGGTGCTGAGACCGAAGGATGGGCTGATAGTGCGACTCCAGAAGCGAGACTAA